Proteins encoded together in one Candidatus Eisenbacteria bacterium window:
- the ybeY gene encoding rRNA maturation RNase YbeY — protein MEIYSENLHEGCDLDTKVFSESAAEILGSLVGSEGEASIVFVSDERIRELNRTYRGTDRATDVLTFSLHGDSLSRGVLGDVVISLETASRRAKRRGVPLEEEVLRLLVHGLLHLAGYTHDGREDGARMRKLEREFLAEHMDRMRRRRNGRTAGNRKRKERHGKRA, from the coding sequence TTGGAGATCTATTCGGAAAACCTCCACGAAGGTTGTGACCTCGACACGAAGGTCTTCAGCGAATCGGCGGCCGAGATCCTCGGCTCTCTGGTCGGGTCGGAAGGCGAGGCGAGCATCGTCTTCGTGTCGGACGAGCGGATCCGCGAGCTGAACCGGACCTACCGAGGCACGGATCGCGCGACCGACGTTCTCACCTTCTCCCTGCACGGCGATTCCTTGAGCCGCGGCGTTCTCGGGGACGTGGTCATCTCTCTCGAGACCGCGTCGAGGAGAGCGAAGCGTCGGGGAGTCCCTCTCGAGGAAGAAGTTCTCCGGCTTCTCGTCCACGGGCTTCTCCACCTCGCGGGGTACACGCACGATGGGAGAGAAGACGGGGCCCGCATGCGGAAGCTCGAGCGCGAGTTCTTGGCGGAGCACATGGACCGCATGCGCCGGCGGCGGAATGGCCGGACCGCGGGGAATCGGAAGCGAAAGGAGAGGCATGGAAAACGGGCGTGA
- a CDS encoding fused MFS/spermidine synthase, whose protein sequence is MENGREGRVRTAVYLCFFLSGVAGLAYQVIWIRQLSLIFGTTSFAVSTVLASFMGGLALGSYLFGRLADRLRSPLRLYAWLELAIGIYCLLVPLLLRVVTHVYVLTAGSFGGSFYLMSLVRFLLCAVVLIPPTTLMGATLPVLSRYVVRRMERLGEGFGGLYGINTFGAVVGCFATGYLLIGWIGVSATTKVAVAFSVVVAAIAFLLSRRDGSSEPVSAEPRPEPRKGRALSLSHAMILAGIGVSGVASLTYEVAWTRLLSLILGSSVYAFTAMLTTFLLGIALGSVIVSRLADRLRDPVAAFVVAQACVVVSVLSITPLFDRLPVLFLILFGKMGHSFVTFEMAQFLLCVLVMFLPTLFIGTTVPLAVKAFTVRLEEVGRSVGTVYASNTIGAILGSFFAGFALLPLVGTQKTIAVASGLNLAVAVALFLLLPRPRRAARAAITAIAVLLFFVAVFRGHAWDRYMLNSGFFDSPRYSLHQVSEKGFRDFVRSYDIRYYEEETYANVAVSYESENLFLQINGRTEASTTSDMSNQILVAQIPMLVHPDPREVVVVGLGSGITLGSVVTHPVDRADCIEISPAVVRAAAFFREWHDDVTKNPKAEIILDDARNYLLASPRKYDVIVSEPSKPWISGVSNLFTREFYEICRKRLKPGGILCQWFHYYSMDPEDFRITLRTFLGVFPYAQIWNADNNVFLLGSEEPIRIDVQRMEERMAIRKVAADLGRIEKKNPYVLLGNFLFGEEEARQYVGEGRINTDDLPVIEFSAPRHRDEYRHEEILESMLNAFPRYDAYPLVGHIAEEGNTINFRLGNFRFTSPIAWQSGAATMVRTVVPGDRFEEEEGPFVAYRLEASMLGARGEELRMVALTRGAFSGERLKMTVERLSRGPGTVGAGTVEGQTAYWSRYRAERPGAALSWYFPPNNLQYLLQLVGPEEEDPERLKNLLLEGASCSEFIGYR, encoded by the coding sequence ATGGAAAACGGGCGTGAGGGGCGGGTTCGGACGGCGGTCTATCTCTGCTTTTTCCTCTCGGGGGTCGCGGGGCTCGCCTACCAGGTGATTTGGATCCGCCAGCTCTCGCTCATCTTCGGGACGACCTCGTTCGCCGTCTCGACCGTTCTCGCATCCTTCATGGGAGGCCTCGCGCTCGGGAGCTATCTCTTCGGCCGACTCGCGGATCGGCTGAGGAGCCCGCTCCGCCTTTACGCGTGGCTCGAGCTCGCGATCGGGATCTATTGTCTTCTCGTGCCGCTCCTTCTTCGCGTGGTGACGCACGTCTACGTCCTCACCGCCGGGTCCTTCGGCGGCAGCTTCTACCTGATGAGTCTCGTCCGCTTTCTTCTCTGCGCGGTCGTTCTGATCCCGCCGACGACGTTGATGGGGGCGACGCTTCCCGTTCTTTCGCGGTACGTCGTTCGGCGCATGGAACGACTCGGCGAGGGGTTCGGAGGGCTCTACGGAATCAACACGTTCGGGGCGGTCGTCGGGTGCTTCGCGACCGGCTATCTCCTGATCGGCTGGATCGGCGTGTCGGCGACCACGAAGGTCGCCGTTGCCTTCAGTGTCGTCGTGGCCGCGATCGCGTTTCTTCTCTCGCGAAGGGATGGATCCTCGGAGCCGGTGTCTGCGGAGCCGCGGCCCGAGCCGAGGAAGGGGCGGGCGCTGTCTCTATCCCACGCGATGATACTCGCGGGGATCGGGGTATCGGGTGTTGCCTCTTTGACGTATGAAGTGGCATGGACCCGCCTCCTTTCTCTGATTCTCGGAAGCTCGGTGTACGCGTTCACCGCCATGCTCACCACCTTCCTCCTCGGGATCGCGCTCGGAAGCGTGATCGTTTCCCGTCTCGCGGATCGCCTCCGCGATCCGGTCGCCGCCTTCGTCGTCGCGCAAGCGTGCGTTGTCGTCTCGGTCTTGTCGATCACCCCGCTCTTCGATCGCCTCCCCGTTCTCTTTCTCATTCTCTTCGGGAAGATGGGTCACTCGTTCGTCACCTTCGAGATGGCCCAGTTCCTTCTCTGCGTTCTGGTGATGTTCCTGCCGACCCTCTTCATCGGGACGACCGTTCCCCTCGCCGTGAAGGCGTTCACGGTCCGTCTCGAGGAGGTCGGCCGGAGCGTCGGCACGGTCTACGCGAGCAACACGATCGGAGCGATCCTCGGGTCATTCTTCGCGGGCTTTGCGCTTCTCCCTCTTGTCGGGACCCAGAAGACGATCGCGGTCGCCTCGGGCCTCAACCTCGCCGTCGCGGTCGCGCTCTTTCTCCTCCTGCCGCGCCCGCGGAGAGCCGCACGCGCCGCGATCACGGCGATCGCCGTGCTTCTCTTCTTCGTCGCCGTCTTTCGAGGGCATGCGTGGGACCGCTACATGCTGAACTCGGGCTTCTTCGACAGCCCGCGCTACTCCCTTCATCAGGTGAGCGAGAAGGGTTTCCGCGATTTCGTGCGCTCCTACGACATCCGCTACTACGAGGAAGAGACGTACGCGAACGTCGCGGTGAGCTACGAGTCGGAGAACCTCTTCCTGCAGATCAATGGAAGGACCGAGGCGTCGACCACATCGGACATGTCGAACCAGATTCTCGTAGCGCAGATCCCTATGCTCGTGCATCCCGATCCGCGAGAGGTCGTCGTCGTCGGTCTCGGGAGCGGGATCACGCTCGGGTCGGTGGTGACGCACCCGGTCGATCGCGCCGATTGCATCGAGATCTCGCCGGCCGTGGTGCGCGCCGCGGCGTTCTTCCGCGAGTGGCACGACGACGTCACCAAGAACCCGAAGGCGGAGATCATACTCGACGACGCCCGCAACTACCTTCTCGCCTCTCCTCGGAAGTACGACGTCATCGTTTCCGAACCGTCCAAGCCGTGGATCAGCGGCGTCTCCAACTTGTTCACGCGGGAGTTCTACGAGATCTGCCGGAAAAGGCTGAAGCCGGGCGGCATCCTCTGCCAATGGTTCCACTATTACAGCATGGACCCTGAGGATTTCCGAATCACGCTGCGGACCTTCCTCGGGGTGTTCCCCTACGCGCAGATCTGGAACGCGGACAACAACGTCTTCCTTCTCGGATCCGAGGAGCCGATCCGGATCGACGTGCAGAGAATGGAAGAGAGAATGGCGATCCGCAAGGTCGCCGCCGACCTCGGTCGGATCGAGAAGAAGAACCCGTACGTTCTCCTCGGGAACTTTCTCTTCGGCGAGGAGGAGGCGCGCCAATACGTGGGAGAAGGACGGATCAACACCGACGACCTCCCGGTCATCGAGTTCAGCGCCCCCCGCCACCGCGATGAATACCGGCACGAGGAGATCCTCGAGTCGATGCTGAACGCGTTCCCGCGGTACGACGCCTATCCTCTCGTCGGGCATATCGCGGAGGAGGGGAACACGATCAACTTCCGCCTCGGGAACTTCCGTTTCACGTCGCCGATTGCTTGGCAGTCCGGCGCGGCGACCATGGTTCGCACGGTGGTGCCCGGAGATCGTTTCGAGGAGGAGGAAGGGCCTTTCGTCGCGTATCGCCTCGAAGCATCGATGCTCGGCGCGAGGGGCGAGGAGCTCCGGATGGTGGCGCTCACGCGCGGGGCCTTCTCGGGCGAGAGGCTCAAGATGACGGTGGAGCGCCTGTCGCGCGGCCCGGGAACAGTCGGCGCGGGAACGGTCGAGGGGCAGACCGCGTACTGGTCTCGGTATCGCGCGGAGCGCCCGGGCGCGGCGCTCAGTTGGTATTTCCCCCCGAACAACCTGCAGTATCTCCTGCAGCTGGTCGGACCCGAGGAGGAGGACCCTGAACGTCTAAAGAATCTTCTTCTCGAGGGGGCTTCATGCTCCGAGTTCATCGGGTACCGGTAG
- a CDS encoding HlyC/CorC family transporter — protein sequence MLAYWAGLLLSLLLLVGSALLSAAESAFFHLSKPARELLEESRDRRARVLLGLLRHPRRLTMALRLTNVFVRVAAVSWVTFLALRFADDFAISPALFLLLHVVLLLLLIAGPTEVIPRAYGISNAKNTALRAAEPMRALERILAPGMGLFIGLLRRMARFLRVRWTVPYLTAEDVIAVVEAGEEEGEIEEEEKEMIHSILELGDTAVREVMIPRVDMVAVERKSPIREALEKITEKGHSRIPVYEERIDRIVGVVYAKDLLRPSFRDALDLSVDRVMREPFFVPEGKRVDDLLRAFQKEKVHLAIVVDEYGGTAGLVTMEDLLEEIVGEIQDEYDREDDLFETAGPDTALVNAKIDLDDLNERFTIGIPADRHDTLGGYLYDLVGRVPAEGESFEDPVSRLLFKVERVDRQRIARVRIRKLGLPEEGAQGSEPKGMS from the coding sequence ATGCTCGCTTACTGGGCCGGTCTCCTTCTCTCTTTGCTCCTCCTCGTCGGAAGCGCGCTCCTCTCTGCGGCCGAAAGCGCGTTCTTCCATCTATCCAAGCCGGCCCGCGAGCTTCTCGAGGAGAGCCGCGACCGGCGCGCGCGCGTGCTGCTCGGCCTCCTCCGCCACCCGAGGCGCCTCACGATGGCGCTCCGGCTCACGAACGTCTTCGTGCGCGTGGCCGCCGTCTCCTGGGTCACGTTCCTCGCTCTTCGCTTTGCGGACGATTTCGCGATTTCCCCCGCGCTCTTTCTCCTCCTTCACGTCGTTCTCCTCCTCTTGTTGATCGCGGGGCCGACCGAAGTGATCCCGCGCGCATACGGCATCTCGAACGCGAAGAACACGGCTCTTCGCGCGGCGGAACCGATGCGCGCGCTCGAGCGGATCCTGGCTCCGGGGATGGGGCTTTTCATCGGTCTTCTTCGAAGAATGGCGCGTTTCCTCCGCGTCCGGTGGACGGTTCCCTACCTCACCGCGGAAGACGTGATCGCGGTGGTCGAGGCGGGAGAGGAAGAAGGGGAGATCGAGGAAGAAGAGAAGGAGATGATCCACTCGATCCTCGAGCTCGGCGACACCGCGGTGCGTGAGGTGATGATCCCGCGCGTCGACATGGTGGCGGTGGAGAGGAAGAGCCCGATCCGCGAGGCCCTCGAGAAGATCACCGAGAAGGGGCATTCGCGCATCCCGGTGTACGAGGAGAGGATCGACCGGATCGTCGGCGTCGTCTACGCGAAGGATCTCCTTCGTCCGTCGTTCCGGGACGCGCTCGATCTTTCCGTGGATCGCGTCATGCGCGAACCCTTCTTCGTCCCCGAGGGGAAGCGGGTCGACGATCTCCTTCGGGCGTTCCAGAAGGAGAAGGTCCATCTCGCGATCGTCGTGGACGAGTACGGGGGAACGGCGGGACTCGTCACGATGGAAGATCTTCTCGAGGAGATCGTGGGCGAGATCCAGGACGAGTACGATCGGGAGGACGATCTCTTCGAAACAGCCGGACCGGACACGGCGCTCGTGAACGCCAAGATCGACCTTGACGACCTGAACGAGCGCTTTACAATCGGCATCCCGGCGGACCGCCACGACACGCTCGGGGGGTATCTCTACGATCTCGTGGGTCGTGTGCCCGCGGAGGGAGAGTCGTTCGAAGATCCGGTGAGCCGCCTTCTCTTCAAGGTCGAAAGGGTGGATCGGCAGCGGATCGCCCGGGTGCGGATCCGCAAGCTGGGGCTCCCTGAGGAAGGCGCCCAAGGTTCGGAGCCCAAGGGGATGTCTTAG
- the mgtE gene encoding magnesium transporter yields the protein MDNPLAALVQKIEEHLEKGDEAAIRRLLAEEHPGDIAEVLGFVDDEEEKCRLFRLTAEKERSEILSHVDDTTLTVLLARLSDREISRAIDELPTDDAADIVGRLPEENASRVLALLEEEDQKNLQKLLEYPEESAGGIMESEFVAVPEHVTVEEAVAALREREAEVEQVHNVYLVDEAERLTGILPLWRVAIAMPGTRLDRLAERDVVSVPAQMDQEEVAAVVMRYDLPEVPVVDDAGRLIGRITVDDVLDVVEEEATEDISLMAGTGDEEIHETSPFRISMIRLPWLLIGLCGGIGSAFLMSRFEGELRRILALAFFVPVITAMGGNVGMQCSSIVVRALALGEMEAYRIARRLAREFSIAILNGFILGGILSLVALLWHGAWVLGVIVGLAMFASILVAATTGTLFPMIFRRLGLDPALATGPFVTTSNDVINLLIYFVVADLLMRRF from the coding sequence ATGGACAATCCGCTTGCTGCGCTCGTCCAGAAGATCGAGGAGCACCTCGAAAAGGGAGATGAGGCGGCGATCCGCCGACTTCTCGCCGAGGAACATCCGGGCGACATCGCCGAGGTCCTCGGCTTCGTCGACGACGAGGAGGAGAAGTGCCGGCTCTTCCGCCTCACGGCGGAGAAGGAACGCTCCGAGATCCTTTCGCACGTCGACGACACCACCTTGACGGTTCTCCTCGCGCGCCTCTCGGATCGGGAGATCTCCCGGGCGATCGACGAGCTTCCCACCGACGACGCGGCCGACATCGTCGGCCGTCTGCCCGAGGAGAACGCGAGCCGCGTTCTCGCCCTGCTCGAGGAAGAAGACCAGAAAAACCTCCAGAAGCTGCTCGAGTATCCCGAGGAGAGCGCCGGCGGGATCATGGAGAGCGAGTTTGTCGCCGTCCCGGAGCACGTGACCGTGGAGGAGGCGGTGGCGGCCCTTCGCGAGCGGGAAGCCGAGGTCGAGCAGGTGCACAACGTCTACTTGGTCGACGAAGCGGAACGTCTCACCGGAATCCTTCCCCTCTGGCGCGTGGCGATCGCGATGCCGGGCACTCGTTTGGATCGCCTGGCGGAGCGGGACGTGGTCAGCGTCCCCGCCCAGATGGACCAGGAGGAGGTTGCCGCCGTCGTGATGCGCTACGACCTTCCCGAGGTTCCGGTCGTCGACGACGCGGGGCGTCTCATCGGGCGGATCACGGTGGACGACGTTCTCGATGTCGTCGAAGAGGAGGCGACCGAGGACATCTCCCTCATGGCCGGGACGGGGGACGAGGAAATCCATGAAACCTCGCCGTTTCGGATCTCAATGATTCGGCTCCCGTGGCTTCTCATCGGGCTTTGCGGAGGGATCGGGTCCGCGTTCTTGATGAGCCGCTTCGAGGGGGAGCTCCGGCGAATCCTCGCCCTCGCCTTCTTCGTTCCGGTCATCACGGCGATGGGGGGGAACGTCGGGATGCAGTGCTCCTCGATCGTCGTCCGCGCTCTCGCGCTCGGCGAGATGGAGGCGTACCGGATCGCGCGTCGCCTGGCGCGCGAGTTCTCGATCGCGATCCTGAACGGCTTCATCCTCGGCGGGATTCTCTCCCTCGTTGCGCTTCTCTGGCACGGCGCCTGGGTTCTCGGGGTCATCGTCGGGCTGGCGATGTTCGCATCGATTCTCGTCGCGGCGACGACCGGGACCCTCTTCCCGATGATCTTTCGGCGGCTCGGGCTCGACCCGGCCCTCGCTACCGGGCCCTTCGTGACGACCTCGAACGACGTGATCAACCTGCTCATCTACTTCGTCGTCGCCGATCTTCTCATGCGGAGGTTCTGA
- the recO gene encoding DNA repair protein RecO → MAIEREEAIVLSRTRFGETSLLATLFTKNRGPLRFVVKGARRPRSRFGGRLEPTNHILAVYYRKEGRDLHLLSDADLLTSFSGLRGSLLRLAYAYAIIDALAGLKREETPAENLFRLALRALAAAETEPETALEAALWSFLLAALADAGYRPELARCVRCGRELGGSSARFDPRAGGVACAGHGGGGLLLSPGTIGILGALASGTAREAPLAGREIAEGREAFRRFFEEHGLGRTPFRALDLLAPRARKG, encoded by the coding sequence ATGGCGATCGAACGGGAGGAGGCGATCGTTCTCTCCCGTACGCGCTTCGGAGAGACGAGCCTCCTCGCCACGCTCTTCACCAAGAATCGGGGGCCGCTCCGCTTCGTGGTGAAAGGGGCCCGCCGGCCCCGTAGCCGCTTCGGGGGGCGTCTCGAGCCGACCAACCATATCCTGGCGGTCTACTATCGAAAAGAAGGTCGGGATCTCCACCTCCTTTCCGACGCGGACCTCCTGACGTCGTTCTCCGGTCTCCGCGGGTCCCTGTTGCGGCTCGCCTATGCGTATGCGATAATCGACGCCCTCGCCGGCTTGAAGCGCGAGGAGACCCCCGCGGAGAACCTCTTCCGTCTGGCGCTCCGAGCGCTCGCGGCGGCGGAGACCGAACCGGAGACGGCGCTCGAAGCGGCTCTCTGGAGCTTCCTCCTCGCGGCGCTCGCGGACGCCGGTTACCGGCCCGAGCTCGCTCGGTGCGTGCGGTGCGGAAGGGAGCTCGGGGGGTCGAGCGCGCGCTTCGATCCCCGCGCCGGCGGGGTCGCCTGCGCGGGGCATGGGGGGGGAGGGCTTCTTCTCTCGCCCGGAACGATCGGCATCCTCGGCGCTCTCGCGTCGGGAACCGCAAGGGAGGCTCCGCTCGCCGGGCGCGAGATCGCGGAAGGGCGAGAGGCATTCCGGCGTTTCTTCGAGGAGCACGGACTCGGACGGACGCCGTTCCGCGCGCTGGACCTGCTCGCGCCGCGCGCGCGAAAGGGATGA
- a CDS encoding glycine--tRNA ligase subunit alpha — MTFQEIVMALERFWSDRGCVLATPYNSEVGAGTFNPSTFLRVLGPEPWRTAYVEFSKRPKDGRYAENPNRVQGFHQYQVILKPSPPNAQDVYLDSLRAIGIDLSRHDLRFVEDDWESPTLGAWGLGWEVWLDGMEVTQFTYFQQTGSVDLDPISVELTYGLERLAMFIQGVDSIFDIRWSRDLTWGDVLKASEYEWCHLNYREADVEFHFELFRFYEREAHRLLEKGLIFPGYDSIVKCSHIFNLLEARGAISVTERTGYIGRIRRLARRAALAYVEKRENLGFPLLGNGGEA, encoded by the coding sequence GTGACCTTTCAAGAAATCGTGATGGCGCTCGAGCGCTTCTGGTCCGACCGCGGCTGCGTGCTCGCAACCCCTTACAACTCGGAGGTCGGAGCCGGAACCTTCAATCCATCGACGTTTCTCCGCGTGCTCGGCCCCGAGCCGTGGAGGACCGCGTATGTCGAGTTCTCCAAGCGCCCGAAGGATGGGCGGTACGCGGAGAACCCGAACCGCGTGCAGGGTTTTCACCAGTACCAAGTCATCCTAAAACCCTCCCCTCCGAACGCGCAGGATGTGTATCTCGACTCCCTCCGCGCGATCGGCATCGATCTCTCGCGGCACGATCTCCGCTTCGTCGAGGACGATTGGGAATCGCCGACGCTCGGCGCGTGGGGGCTCGGCTGGGAAGTGTGGCTCGACGGGATGGAGGTGACCCAGTTCACCTACTTCCAGCAGACCGGAAGCGTGGACCTCGATCCGATCTCCGTCGAGCTGACCTACGGACTCGAGCGCCTCGCGATGTTCATCCAGGGCGTCGATTCGATCTTCGACATCCGCTGGAGCCGCGACCTGACCTGGGGGGACGTCCTGAAGGCGTCGGAGTACGAATGGTGCCATCTGAACTACCGCGAGGCGGATGTGGAATTCCACTTCGAGCTCTTTCGCTTCTACGAAAGGGAAGCCCATCGCCTTCTGGAAAAGGGCTTGATCTTCCCCGGGTACGATTCTATCGTGAAATGTTCGCATATCTTTAATCTGCTTGAGGCGCGCGGGGCGATCAGCGTGACCGAGCGGACCGGATACATCGGGCGGATTCGGCGTCTCGCGCGCCGGGCGGCCCTCGCCTACGTCGAGAAGAGAGAGAACCTCGGGTTCCCGCTTCTCGGGAACGGAGGGGAGGCGTGA
- a CDS encoding glycine--tRNA ligase subunit beta, translating to MKRDLLIEIGAEEIPASYVPPACEALAEALPARLREMRLAHGRVDSFATPRRLALRIADLDSLQPDAEREVTGPPKKIAFDADGKPTKAALGFAKTQGIPIEALRIAATEKGEYLAATVVDRGKPVAELLGPLVREVVATLPFPRTMRWEPSGFLFARPIQWIVALFGDEVIPLSIAGVTSGRESRGHRVLHPAPVPIAEPRAYEDALRRAGVLVSPDERRRAIEKEIERALAGGEGRVLRDAELLETVNYLVEYPRALLGRFDPRMLRLPNQVVVTAMRAHQRYFAVVDESGGLLPFFVAIANGIAENEGGIRAGMERVLAARLADAEFYWNEDRAVPLEERVDGLRRMVWQEGMGSLLEKTERIEKIAAALAAESAPDARGAAARAARLSKADLTTEMIRDGKEFTALQGYMGMEYARSAGEPDEVARAIFEQYLPRFSGDALPETIPGALLSLADRVDTLLGCLGAGLVPTGSQDPYGLRRHALAILRILAEKKVSVPLGRLLAIGAEAYGERLPEPEKTIGEALRFFRGRLRNLLVEKGLPYDIVEAVLDVGLDDPADLERRALAIRDFRERESFERLVVGFKRVVNILKGSDSAGAVDPSLLGEPEEKELHRAAEEAAGRLERALVSADYRAAMEHLLALRDPIDRFFDKVLVMDKEERIRENRLALLAEIARAFRRLADLSKVVLEGERE from the coding sequence GTGAAACGAGATCTTCTCATCGAGATCGGCGCGGAGGAGATCCCGGCGTCGTACGTTCCCCCCGCGTGCGAGGCGCTCGCGGAGGCGCTCCCCGCGAGGCTTCGAGAGATGCGGCTCGCGCACGGGAGGGTCGATTCGTTCGCCACGCCCCGCCGTCTCGCTCTCCGGATCGCCGATCTCGACTCGTTGCAGCCGGACGCGGAGCGAGAGGTGACGGGACCGCCGAAGAAGATCGCCTTCGACGCGGACGGGAAACCGACGAAGGCCGCGCTCGGCTTCGCGAAGACGCAAGGGATCCCCATCGAGGCGCTTCGGATCGCCGCGACCGAGAAGGGGGAGTATCTGGCGGCGACGGTGGTCGATCGCGGGAAGCCGGTCGCCGAGCTTCTCGGGCCTCTCGTCCGCGAGGTCGTCGCGACTCTTCCGTTCCCAAGGACGATGCGTTGGGAGCCGAGCGGGTTTCTCTTCGCCCGGCCGATCCAGTGGATCGTTGCCCTTTTCGGGGATGAGGTGATCCCGCTCTCGATCGCAGGCGTGACGAGCGGCCGGGAGAGCCGGGGCCATCGCGTGCTCCACCCCGCGCCGGTTCCGATCGCGGAACCCCGCGCCTACGAGGATGCCCTCCGGCGCGCGGGGGTTCTCGTCTCACCGGATGAGCGCCGGCGGGCGATCGAGAAGGAGATCGAGCGCGCGCTCGCGGGCGGAGAAGGACGTGTCCTGCGAGACGCGGAACTCCTCGAGACCGTGAACTACCTCGTGGAGTATCCGCGGGCGCTTCTCGGGCGGTTCGATCCGCGGATGCTCCGCCTGCCGAACCAAGTCGTGGTGACCGCGATGCGCGCGCACCAGCGCTATTTTGCCGTTGTCGATGAATCCGGCGGGCTCCTCCCCTTCTTCGTCGCGATCGCGAACGGGATCGCGGAGAACGAAGGTGGGATCCGAGCGGGGATGGAGCGCGTGCTGGCGGCGCGCCTCGCCGACGCGGAGTTCTACTGGAATGAAGACCGCGCCGTGCCGCTCGAGGAACGCGTGGACGGCCTCCGGCGGATGGTCTGGCAAGAGGGGATGGGCTCGCTCCTCGAGAAGACCGAACGGATCGAGAAGATCGCCGCGGCGCTCGCTGCGGAATCGGCGCCGGATGCGCGCGGAGCGGCGGCGCGTGCGGCGCGCCTCTCCAAGGCGGACCTCACGACCGAGATGATTCGGGACGGGAAGGAGTTCACGGCGCTGCAGGGGTACATGGGGATGGAGTACGCGCGTTCGGCGGGAGAGCCGGACGAGGTCGCGCGCGCGATCTTCGAGCAATACCTCCCGCGCTTCTCCGGCGACGCGCTCCCCGAGACGATCCCCGGCGCTCTCCTCTCGCTCGCCGACCGCGTCGACACGCTTCTCGGATGTCTCGGTGCGGGTCTCGTTCCGACCGGCTCGCAGGATCCGTATGGACTCCGGCGGCACGCGCTCGCGATTCTTCGCATCCTCGCCGAGAAGAAGGTGAGCGTGCCGCTCGGCCGTCTTCTCGCGATCGGCGCCGAAGCGTACGGCGAGCGTCTTCCCGAACCGGAGAAGACGATCGGGGAAGCGCTCCGCTTCTTCCGCGGCCGGCTCCGCAATCTCCTCGTGGAGAAGGGGCTTCCCTACGACATCGTCGAGGCGGTTCTCGACGTCGGTCTGGACGATCCCGCGGATCTCGAACGGCGCGCCCTCGCGATCCGCGACTTTCGCGAGCGGGAGTCCTTCGAGCGTCTCGTTGTCGGCTTCAAGAGAGTGGTGAACATCCTCAAGGGATCCGATTCCGCGGGCGCGGTCGATCCCTCGCTCCTCGGGGAGCCTGAGGAGAAGGAGTTGCACCGCGCGGCCGAGGAAGCGGCGGGCCGGCTGGAGCGCGCGCTCGTCTCCGCCGACTACCGGGCCGCGATGGAGCACCTGCTCGCGCTCCGTGATCCGATCGACCGCTTTTTCGACAAGGTGCTCGTCATGGACAAGGAGGAGCGGATCCGGGAGAACCGGCTCGCTCTCCTCGCCGAGATCGCTCGAGCGTTTCGCCGCCTGGCCGATCTTTCGAAGGTGGTGCTCGAAGGGGAAAGAGAGTAG
- a CDS encoding glycosyltransferase family 2 protein yields the protein MVEEISIVFPAYNEVENVEEAARRAREAIALARIPSSEIIFVDDGSTDGTAEKVEALAAEDPSIRLVRHPRNRGYAEALKSGFAAARMRYIFYSDSDNQFDLKELKNLLPAIEDYDIVCGFRIYRFDPLTRLFLAWGYNLVARSLFRIRVRDIDCAFKLFRREVFDLITIESKKFFVDTEILAKAAKHRLRVTEIGVRHYPRPAGRSTVRPSHVISTLRELAKMWIRINFGPRAGGRRAGR from the coding sequence ATGGTCGAGGAGATCAGCATCGTCTTTCCCGCCTACAACGAGGTCGAGAACGTCGAAGAGGCGGCCCGCCGCGCGCGCGAGGCGATCGCCCTCGCGCGGATTCCGTCCTCGGAGATCATCTTCGTTGACGACGGGAGCACGGACGGCACCGCGGAGAAGGTCGAGGCGCTCGCCGCCGAGGACCCGAGCATCCGTCTGGTGCGCCATCCTCGGAATCGGGGCTACGCAGAGGCCCTGAAGAGCGGGTTCGCCGCCGCGCGCATGAGGTACATCTTCTACTCCGACTCGGACAATCAGTTCGACCTCAAGGAGCTCAAGAACCTCCTTCCCGCCATTGAGGATTACGACATCGTCTGCGGGTTCCGCATCTATCGGTTCGACCCGCTCACCCGCCTCTTCCTCGCGTGGGGGTACAACCTGGTCGCGCGCTCTCTCTTCCGGATCCGCGTGCGGGATATCGATTGCGCCTTCAAGCTTTTCAGGCGCGAGGTGTTCGATCTCATCACGATCGAATCGAAGAAGTTCTTCGTCGACACGGAGATCCTCGCCAAGGCGGCGAAGCATCGTCTGCGCGTCACGGAGATCGGCGTGCGCCACTACCCGCGTCCCGCCGGACGCTCCACGGTTCGGCCGAGCCACGTGATCTCGACCCTTCGCGAGCTCGCAAAGATGTGGATCCGGATCAACTTCGGGCCGCGGGCGGGCGGGAGACGCGCGGGCCGATGA